ctatgatccaaatcgacttaaggtcgctgggacccgtagcaagcctaacatacatcttgtttacctgttaaaatctcatacatgatcatacatttttataaaaacttaaaacttttcatacaccaatcttgatctgtgcatgcactaaacatatatacataaaacccctactagagccctcatcaaatgctctagtgggtcatcataacatacatcaagatTGATTCATCATTTCTCATCATAAAACTTTTCATTTaaaggatcatgtacaaagggattaacaacatatattagggccaagcacaatactaatcctcaaataattacattacatcataccattttacatttcatgtccactactaaactattacatagacatatcacatttactcttgctgacttcctggtctattccgaacctgcaaccctggggttaaggggaaagggtgagctactagagcccagtgagcagaatagtaaaacaatatattaaaacatatgctttcatgaaatgcatcacatcacaaacagaTCACATCAagaatggacttgtcaccaatagccctctacatatccaaatgtaccaggggcgtagaatgggcctcactggtctttctattaccataacataatataacattccaatgtgtcaggggcgtagaatgggcctcactggtctttctcttacattgtgccaggggcgtagaatgagcctcattggacttccataccataacatcgtcatcatatcatatcaagggctaatgggtcatccaacatccatccacatcaacatcatagtatgcaatgcaacatattcgtgaattctaatgcaaacaacctaatatatatatcatggcgttcgtgatgcatgaacatgcttaaaatttatttactttgaaacataaagatccattctactcacctcaggctgactctgaacggactctgaagcagctatctcactgctgggctcctcggttcctcggatccgaacctacacagatggactcaaatgagggaccaaacatacactaacatgactctaaacatctccccttaaaacatcataaaacattcatagaaaacatgcaaaggaaggctggacagggcactttcggcggtaagttcggcggcaagttcggcggccgaaagtccctccagagcagaaagtcatgcaccttcggcggcaccttcggcggccgaaagttccttccagatccgaaactcatgcatgttcggcggtaggtttggcggccgaaactcccctccagagccgaaagtccaaacttttgggggcaagcttaggcagccaaacatgccaccacaggcaggttcagcggccgaaagtgccttcagctgccgaacctgaattcttccagaatggcagaactcagcctctcatgcacatttatgcctcccaaaacttccaaACTCATacacaacactcccaaacatgcataaacatgcaaacaagcatataggggtctcaaactatcctaaaccccaacaaacatcacatggcatatacATATTTTACATACattcatcatttaactcacataaaccctaacattttttacaactagcttaaacatgcatctctaccctaaagtccttcataaaacttgcttaaaacatcaaagatggtgaggatctacacttacctcttgaagatcgagaggagaggtgatccaaacttggagattgagaGGATttaagctccggggtctccaagcttcccaACTTCAATCTTAgctaaaaatcttcaaaaccaagttaaaacttattaaaaacttgaagggattgaaggaaatcatcaaaactaaccatggaagggcatgaactcacatttgcccgaaaatggaggagaaaactcacccattttcggacatggggccttttataggtggctgactagaccaccttcggaggccaaaggtgactccaaaactccaccaaattcggcggccgaacctggatttcctcccttggtgcttttctttcaaaactcaattcttttgttcattaaaaccatgaaaacatgtaaaaacattttagaaaaacatattttacccttctagaggtttccaacatccgagattccaccgaaaaataggaattccgatgccggggtctagccgggtattacattctctcccccttaagaacattcgtccccgaatgttcaccaaacaaacacataTAAGGCAAGGACATAAACgcataaacacataaacatataacacataccttagaagagataggggaattgctggagcatagactcccgtgtctcccaggtacattcttctatattgcgGTGGTTCCAAAGGAATTTCACCATCGAAATTTCGTTGTTCCTCAAccttctgatctgcgtgtctaagatccgcactggctgctcaatataggtgagatcctctaggATCTTTACATCAGGGTtactaagaaccttgtccggatctgacacaaacttttgtaacatagaaaatgaaaaaccggatggattctttccatggaagcaggtaagtccaacttgtaagatacattccccACCTTCTGCAgaatttcgaagggtccgatgtaccgtggagctagcttacctttcttcccaaaatgaaccacccctttcataggagacaccttgagcaacaccatatctccctcctggaactctacctGCCTCCtgtggacatctgcatagcttttctgccgactcacagcagttctgatcctctctctgataatgggcaccaccctgctggtgatctctactaactctgggccTGCCAAAGCCcgctctcctacttcttcccagcaaacagatgacctgcacttcctcccaaacaaagcttcatatggagccatccctatgctagcatgatagatgttattgtaggcaaactccaccaagggcagatgctgcctccaagaaccgccaaaatctagcacacacattctgagcatatcctctattgtttggatggtcctctctgactgtccgtccgtctgaggatggaaggcagtgctaaagtctagcctggtacccatagcactctgcagactcagccaaaacttggaggtgaactggggttccttgtctgacactattgaaactggagccccatgcaacctgacgacttcatccacaaacacctgcgccaatttgtccacagagtagttactcctgacagggatgaagtgagtagatttagtcagtctgtccacaactacccatatggagtctagtctgttggatgttgtcGGTAACCCCaacacaaaatccatagctatattctcccatttccactctagaatcggcagtgggttaagcattccagccagcttctgatgttccagcttcaccctctgatatacttcacaggcggacacgaactgtgccacctctctcttcatagctggccaccaataaactcttttcagatcctgtatattttggtggctccaaggTGAACGCtttatctggcattatgagcttccctcataatgtctcccttcaaactcacatcatctggtacacataacctgctcccatagcggaggatccctttgctgtcaaatttgaactcttcattcttgcctgactgaacagtcctggcaattttcactaactctgggtcctcatgctgtttctgggccacctgctccagaaacacgggcgtcactctcatctgagctatcaaagctcctgtaccagataactctagctgcaacccttcattaatgagcttgtagaactctctcaccaccggtctcctctctgctgtaatatgagacaaactgccaagtgatttccggcttagggcatttgctacaacatttgccttatccggatggtactggattttgcaatcatagtcactaagcagttctacccatctcctctgcctcaggtttaactctctctgactcaagatgtactgtaaactcttatgatccgtaaagatctcacatttaaccccatagaggtaatgcctccatatcttgagtgcaaagatcacagctgccatctctaggtcatgtgtaggataattcaactcatgcttcttcagctgtctagaagcataagcaatcaccctttcattttgcatcaacacacaacccagtcccacacgggacgcatcacagaacactgtgaagtctttattactggtaggcagagctaacaccggtgctgacgtcaacctttttcttcaactcctcaaaactctcttcacattgatcAGATCACACAAAcctttggttcttcttggtcaatctggtcataggagcggcaattttagagaagtcctgcacgaacctcctgtagtaacctgccaaacccaaaaagcttttaatctctgttactgtagtgggtctaggccagttagctacaacctctactttcttggggttcACTTCTattccctgttctgacacaacatgccccaagaatgagatgctcctcaaccaaaattcacacttggagaacttggcatacaagccgtgctccctcagggtctgcaaaactaacctcagatgatggacatgctcttctgcatttctggagtacactaagatatcatctatgaagacaataacaaagtgacccaggtactgactgaaaactctgttcatcagatccatgaatgctgcaggggcattcaGCTTTAGTGTAATAGTCCCAATGCCCTTTCTGCTCATGCATAGCAATTGCAGTAAAATTGCCAAAACAATTAGGTATGGTTCCAGTCATCACGTTATTTGCCAAGTTCAATATGCGAAGAGAAGCAAGGTAGCAAAGCTGCAGAGGAATCTCACCTTCAAATTTATTAGAGTGAATACTCAGTACTTTCAGAGAAGATAGGCTCTCACCTATCCATGAAGGAATAAAACCATCAAAAGCATTCATGCTAAGATCAAGAGTCTCCAAGGATTCTAGATACCTTAATGACATTGGAATCTTTCCTTGCAGAGTATTGTTTTGCAAATGCAGGGAAACAAGCGACTCTTGAGAACCCAAGGACATTGGAACATCACCACTCAACATATTACTTGAAAAATCAATCACAGTTAAACTAGGCAAATTTCCCCAACACGAAGGTATTATTCCTGATAGATGATTATTCGAAAGATCAAGAATTTGTAAAGATCCACTCCTGCATAAAGTAGCTGGAACGGTACCATTCAAGTAGTTGTTGGAGAGGGATAAGAGTTGCAGACTTGGCATCATTTCACTGAGATTCTGGGGAATCTGGCCGTGGAGCAAGTTGTTGGAGATATCTAATATGGTTGCATCAAAATGAGAACAGGTTAAAAAACCATCAAACTGGTTAGATTTCAACAATATGATCCTATATTCGTTAGCATAAGGTGTGTTCAGTTTTCTGAAAGTTGGCAAGGTCCCAAACAACTGATTATAAGATAAATCCAATCCTACAATATTGGAAGAAATATTTTCAAACCAGTCAGGGATGTTATCtgagatgcttgcattagacatTTCTAAAAATCTAATGTGCTTTTGTGTCTTGAGCCACTGTGGAAGCGAAGGCCCTACTTCACAAGATGATAAATCAATCGAGGAAAG
The Manihot esculenta cultivar AM560-2 chromosome 1, M.esculenta_v8, whole genome shotgun sequence genome window above contains:
- the LOC110607341 gene encoding receptor-like protein EIX2 → MGTSTVNVIEILALLILLQSVSSFCNGDNFNGSCIKTEREALVKFKSSLFNNSNSLPSWEGDDCCRWHGVIWNPSLAIHSLHFPSSLKYLNLSYVLLDKCDNCAFRGSLSTDISNLNSLASLNAGFNSLEGNIPNTLNRLCNLIELHLGYNKFSGEISGTFSNSSGCIKNSLENLILLNNSFSGSIPDNLGQFKRLKGLYLSKNSFWGSIPVSIGQLYNLERLGLSKNSLHGEVSELHLLNLRSLIELSVDGNSLVFDIDPEWIPPFQLSSIDLSSCEVGPSLPQWLKTQKHIRFLEMSNASISDNIPDWFENISSNIVGLDLSYNQLFGTLPTFRKLNTPYANEYRIILLKSNQFDGFLTCSHFDATILDISNNLLHGQIPQNLSEMMPSLQLLSLSNNYLNGTVPATLCRSGSLQILDLSNNHLSGIIPSCWGNLPSLTVIDFSSNMLSGDVPMSLGSQESLVSLHLQNNTLQGKIPMSLRYLESLETLDLSMNAFDGFIPSWIGESLSSLKVLSIHSNKFEGEIPLQLCYLASLRILNLANNVMTGTIPNCFGNFTAIAMHEQKGFLAKIEVGKLGDPGA